A stretch of the Streptococcus himalayensis genome encodes the following:
- the lctO gene encoding L-lactate oxidase: MDFKTSNAEGPVEFVNVFDLEKMAQKVVPKGAFGYIASGAGDTFTLHENIRSFNHKLIVPHSLKGVEDPSTEVVYDGDTLTSPIIMAPVAAHKLANEQGELASAKGVSEFGTIFTTSSYATTDIPEITQSLNGTPQWFQFYYSKDDGINRHIMDRVKEQGVKAIVLTADATVGGNREVDKRNGFVFPVGMPIVQEYLPDGAGKTMDFVYRSAKQALSAKDVEYIAQYSGLPVYVKGPQCAEDVFRALNAGASGIWVTNHGGRQLDGGPAAFDSLQEVAEAVDRRVPIVFDSGVRRGQHVFKALASGADLVALGRPVIYGLALGGSVGTRQVFEKINEELKMVMQLAGTQTIEDVKHFKLRHNPYDPAMPFNPDALKLD; the protein is encoded by the coding sequence ATGGATTTCAAAACAAGTAATGCTGAAGGCCCTGTAGAATTCGTCAATGTCTTTGACCTAGAAAAAATGGCTCAAAAAGTCGTACCAAAAGGTGCTTTTGGATACATTGCAAGTGGTGCTGGAGATACCTTTACCTTACATGAAAACATTCGTTCCTTTAACCATAAATTGATTGTGCCTCACAGCTTAAAAGGTGTGGAGGATCCTTCTACTGAGGTTGTGTATGATGGAGATACCTTGACTTCTCCTATCATCATGGCACCCGTCGCTGCTCACAAATTGGCCAATGAGCAAGGTGAGCTAGCTAGTGCCAAAGGTGTCAGTGAGTTTGGAACGATTTTCACTACCAGTTCCTATGCGACAACCGATATTCCTGAAATTACTCAAAGCCTTAATGGAACACCACAATGGTTCCAATTTTACTACAGCAAAGATGATGGGATTAACCGCCATATCATGGATCGTGTGAAAGAACAAGGTGTCAAAGCCATCGTCCTAACTGCTGACGCAACAGTCGGAGGAAACCGTGAAGTCGATAAACGAAACGGCTTTGTCTTCCCAGTCGGCATGCCAATTGTGCAAGAATATCTCCCAGACGGTGCTGGTAAAACCATGGACTTTGTCTATCGTTCTGCAAAACAAGCTCTTTCCGCAAAAGACGTCGAATACATTGCTCAATACTCTGGACTGCCTGTTTATGTCAAAGGACCCCAATGCGCAGAAGATGTCTTTCGTGCATTGAATGCTGGAGCTTCTGGTATCTGGGTAACCAACCACGGTGGACGTCAATTAGACGGCGGTCCTGCTGCGTTTGACTCCCTTCAAGAAGTAGCTGAAGCCGTTGACAGACGTGTTCCAATCGTCTTTGACTCTGGTGTTCGTCGTGGACAACATGTCTTTAAAGCCCTAGCTTCCGGTGCAGACCTTGTTGCACTTGGTCGTCCAGTCATTTATGGACTTGCTCTAGGTGGAAGCGTCGGCACTCGTCAAGTATTTGAAAAAATCAACGAAGAACTGAAAATGGTTATGCAGCTAGCAGGTACGCAGACTATTGAAGATGTGAAGCACTTCAAACTTCGTCACAATCCGTACGACCCTGCGATGCCATTCAATCCAGATGCCTTAAAATTAGATTAA
- a CDS encoding MmcQ/YjbR family DNA-binding protein has product MSLEADIFNMKRVLVYKLEPFGFHFDGKVYVYREMLLDGTFEAEVTISQSGKVSGQVIDLDMKEEYLNLRIERSVGSFVGQVRDAYQKVLEKIAEICFEAQPFVSQQGNRLVQYLTKETSDIYDHPFKKQQQYISYRVADKWYLVGYPLKREKLDSSEKKIGQIVDVINVKVSPETMTTILLRKGVYPAYHMSKKSWISIILDDSLSDEELFTLVLESRNLVASRQQISKVNITDPYFFK; this is encoded by the coding sequence ATGTCATTGGAAGCTGATATTTTTAACATGAAGCGAGTTTTGGTGTATAAGCTGGAACCGTTTGGATTCCACTTTGATGGAAAAGTATATGTCTATCGTGAAATGTTGTTAGACGGCACTTTTGAAGCTGAAGTAACGATTTCACAATCTGGTAAAGTATCTGGACAGGTGATTGACTTGGATATGAAGGAAGAGTACCTAAACCTACGCATAGAACGTTCAGTAGGCTCCTTTGTTGGTCAGGTTCGAGATGCCTATCAGAAAGTTTTAGAAAAGATTGCAGAAATTTGTTTCGAAGCACAACCTTTTGTCTCCCAACAGGGTAATAGACTGGTTCAATATTTAACGAAAGAAACCTCTGATATTTATGATCACCCATTTAAGAAGCAACAGCAGTACATATCTTATCGTGTGGCGGATAAGTGGTATTTGGTTGGTTATCCTTTGAAGCGAGAGAAGTTGGACTCATCTGAGAAAAAAATAGGGCAGATTGTAGATGTTATTAATGTTAAGGTATCTCCTGAAACAATGACAACAATTTTATTGAGAAAAGGTGTCTATCCAGCTTATCATATGTCCAAGAAAAGTTGGATTTCTATTATTCTTGATGATAGTTTGTCAGACGAGGAACTCTTTACTTTAGTCTTGGAAAGTCGAAATTTGGTTGCCTCACGGCAGCAAATAAGCAAAGTAAACATTACGGATCCTTATTTTTTCAAATAA
- a CDS encoding ABC transporter permease — MMDYALKHQDQIIQLILEHLHLSLSALAISLSLGIGVTLVLLRWPRLRQPSVYFLSLLYAVPSFALFALLIPLTGLGQTTAIIVLSLYAQYILVRSFLSGLTEIDVSLVEAGRGMGMTDSQILRMVQLPLALPAIFAGIKLATTSIIAMATIAATINAGGLGTLLFDGLRTASLVKLAWGIGLTVVLSVLLSLVIDFVEEVVSPEEVSV; from the coding sequence TTGATGGACTATGCACTCAAACATCAAGACCAAATCATACAGCTGATCTTGGAACATTTACACCTGAGCCTGTCAGCTCTGGCTATTTCTCTCTCTCTAGGAATAGGGGTGACGTTGGTACTGTTGCGATGGCCTCGCTTACGACAACCTTCAGTTTATTTCTTATCCCTTCTTTATGCAGTACCTTCCTTTGCCCTATTTGCCTTGCTAATTCCACTCACAGGTCTGGGGCAGACCACCGCCATTATAGTGTTAAGCCTCTATGCTCAATATATTTTAGTCCGCAGCTTCCTATCAGGTCTCACCGAAATAGACGTTTCTCTGGTAGAAGCGGGACGAGGCATGGGTATGACGGATAGCCAAATCTTACGAATGGTACAGTTACCACTAGCTCTACCAGCTATTTTTGCAGGTATCAAACTAGCTACAACTTCTATTATTGCGATGGCTACAATCGCTGCTACCATAAATGCTGGCGGGCTAGGGACGCTCCTGTTTGACGGTCTGAGGACGGCTTCCCTTGTGAAACTAGCGTGGGGCATTGGTTTGACAGTTGTTCTAAGCGTACTCTTGTCGCTCGTCATTGACTTTGTGGAAGAAGTGGTATCGCCTGAAGAGGTGTCTGTATAG
- a CDS encoding ABC transporter ATP-binding protein: MTQELLTFEGVGKSYGDLTILSDLSFSLFKGEFITILGTSGSGKTTTLKLMNRLLEPDSGKIMLEGQPLAEKDPVALRRQIGYVVQQIGLFPHLTVRDNIATVPKLLGWDNARINQRVEELLTMVQLPGVDFAHRYPKELSGGQQQRIGVARALAANPKMVLFDEPFGAVDAITRHHLQEQLKNLHRSLGDKTFVLITHDIHEALYLGDRVMVMDKGRLVQFDRPEEIVSSPKTDFVKSLLATVNRQEKLLGGMT; encoded by the coding sequence ATGACACAAGAATTATTGACTTTTGAGGGCGTTGGCAAGAGCTATGGTGACCTGACCATCTTGTCAGATTTGTCCTTCAGCCTCTTTAAGGGTGAATTTATCACTATCTTAGGGACATCAGGGTCAGGAAAGACGACTACCCTAAAACTTATGAATCGCCTCTTAGAGCCAGATAGTGGGAAGATCATGCTGGAGGGGCAGCCTTTAGCTGAAAAGGATCCAGTTGCCCTCCGACGTCAAATCGGCTATGTTGTTCAGCAAATCGGGCTATTTCCTCATTTGACGGTGAGGGACAATATTGCTACCGTCCCTAAGCTTTTGGGTTGGGACAATGCCAGAATTAATCAGAGGGTAGAAGAACTGCTCACCATGGTTCAGCTACCTGGGGTGGATTTCGCCCATCGTTACCCCAAAGAGCTATCGGGAGGGCAGCAGCAACGGATTGGCGTGGCTAGAGCTCTCGCTGCCAATCCTAAAATGGTTCTTTTTGACGAGCCTTTTGGAGCGGTAGATGCTATTACCCGCCATCATTTGCAAGAACAGCTCAAAAACCTTCATCGTTCCTTGGGAGATAAGACTTTTGTGCTCATTACTCATGATATTCATGAAGCCCTCTATCTGGGGGATCGTGTGATGGTCATGGATAAGGGCAGGCTGGTTCAGTTCGATCGTCCTGAAGAAATTGTGAGTTCGCCGAAAACAGATTTTGTCAAATCTCTATTGGCAACGGTCAATAGGCAAGAGAAGCTTTTGGGAGGGATGACTTGA
- a CDS encoding glycine betaine ABC transporter substrate-binding protein — protein sequence MTKQKRIGGLLALLILVGIGLFSLLGQKQSESVAGNKPVVQIGSKDFTENLIVAELYALALEDEGYRVDRKFNIASSLVHTSLINKEIDLYPEYTGTGLLSILKSPLETDPEQVYQTVKIAYSKDFNLTWLDYAPATDSQGLVIRTAVAKEFGIKSISDLQKHASQLRFASQGEFDQREDGLVGLQTAYGDFNWKSSKVYDNSLKYSVLKNDEADVTPAYTTEGQLVQTKDYTLLEDDKSFWPPYNIAPVAQSDVVKKHPSLSTALNKISSHLTTEKLTELNAKVDVEGKEYADVAKVFYDSIKE from the coding sequence ATGACAAAGCAAAAACGTATCGGAGGCCTTTTAGCTCTCCTTATTCTAGTTGGAATTGGGCTTTTTTCCCTTTTGGGGCAAAAGCAGAGCGAATCAGTAGCTGGCAACAAGCCAGTCGTACAGATTGGCTCCAAAGATTTCACGGAAAACCTTATCGTCGCTGAACTGTATGCCCTTGCTTTAGAAGATGAGGGATACAGAGTTGACCGCAAGTTCAATATTGCCAGCTCATTGGTTCACACGTCTTTAATCAATAAGGAAATAGACCTCTACCCAGAATACACAGGGACAGGCCTCCTGTCCATTTTAAAATCGCCTTTAGAAACTGACCCTGAGCAAGTTTATCAGACGGTTAAAATAGCCTATAGTAAGGATTTTAACCTGACCTGGCTAGATTATGCGCCAGCAACAGATAGCCAGGGGCTGGTGATACGGACAGCTGTAGCGAAGGAGTTTGGCATTAAGTCTATCTCAGACCTGCAAAAACATGCAAGCCAACTTCGCTTTGCTTCCCAAGGGGAATTTGATCAGCGGGAAGATGGCCTAGTTGGTTTACAGACAGCTTATGGTGATTTTAACTGGAAATCTTCCAAAGTTTATGACAACAGTCTCAAATATAGTGTCCTGAAAAATGATGAAGCCGATGTGACCCCAGCCTATACGACCGAAGGTCAGCTCGTTCAGACCAAAGACTATACCCTGCTGGAAGATGATAAGTCCTTTTGGCCTCCCTATAACATCGCTCCCGTTGCCCAAAGTGATGTTGTCAAAAAACATCCGAGCTTATCTACCGCTCTGAATAAGATTTCCAGCCACCTAACTACCGAAAAACTTACTGAACTCAATGCTAAAGTTGACGTTGAGGGCAAAGAGTACGCAGATGTTGCTAAAGTTTTTTATGACAGTATCAAGGAGTAA
- a CDS encoding ABC transporter permease translates to MWTSLVPYLQENWRQYLTYLWEHVWLSLLALIFSMVLGMSLGFLAYQKYKLRQLLTDLSSSLRVIPSLGVLFFLIPLMGVGQVPALTALVLLGLPPISFQTLVGLVQIPDSLREVGRGLGMSDRQVLLKVVFPLALPHVLTGIKLALVEIIASASLATYIGAGGLGTLIFTGLGLYRFDLLFLGGGSVAALSLIAMLILDGISHHLTKRSSS, encoded by the coding sequence ATGTGGACTAGTTTGGTACCCTACCTTCAAGAGAATTGGAGGCAATATCTGACCTATCTCTGGGAGCATGTTTGGCTTAGTCTCTTGGCTTTGATTTTTTCCATGGTGCTTGGAATGAGTTTAGGCTTTCTAGCCTATCAAAAGTATAAACTAAGGCAACTCCTCACAGACCTATCCAGTAGCCTACGAGTTATCCCCTCTTTGGGCGTACTATTCTTTCTTATTCCCCTCATGGGAGTAGGACAAGTTCCAGCTCTGACGGCTTTGGTGCTACTAGGTTTACCACCCATTAGTTTTCAGACCCTTGTGGGGTTAGTGCAGATACCAGATAGTCTGCGAGAAGTTGGTAGGGGGTTAGGAATGTCGGACAGGCAGGTTCTTTTAAAAGTAGTTTTTCCCCTAGCACTTCCTCATGTCTTGACAGGGATTAAGTTAGCTTTGGTGGAGATTATCGCCTCTGCCAGTCTAGCTACCTATATTGGAGCTGGTGGGCTAGGGACACTCATTTTTACAGGCTTGGGGCTCTATCGCTTTGACCTCTTGTTTCTAGGCGGTGGATCGGTTGCTGCTCTATCGCTCATTGCTATGCTGATCCTTGACGGGATCAGCCATCACTTAACAAAAAGGAGTTCATCATGA
- a CDS encoding MarR family winged helix-turn-helix transcriptional regulator, which translates to MKKTKGGYQATHLSLLNGRLFHQLISREADALYSGEQGKILYSFWLNDGIRTATDIAIDTGLANNTLTSMLKRLEEQGLIVSKLCPNDKRKKHWHLTEKGWEQEAVGNRVGKHLADIFYDGFSSEEMEAFEDYQERILSNLRRGLLNKHLDDKETAHVD; encoded by the coding sequence ATGAAAAAAACAAAAGGTGGTTATCAAGCCACGCACCTCAGCTTGTTGAATGGACGTCTCTTCCATCAGTTGATTTCACGGGAGGCAGATGCCCTTTATAGTGGTGAACAGGGAAAGATTTTGTATAGTTTTTGGTTAAATGATGGTATTCGAACTGCGACAGATATTGCCATTGATACAGGATTGGCAAATAATACCCTCACCTCTATGCTTAAACGCCTAGAAGAGCAGGGTTTGATTGTGTCTAAGCTATGTCCCAATGATAAACGGAAGAAGCATTGGCATTTGACTGAAAAAGGTTGGGAACAAGAGGCTGTTGGCAATCGTGTTGGTAAGCATCTAGCAGATATTTTTTATGACGGGTTTAGTTCAGAAGAAATGGAGGCTTTTGAAGACTATCAAGAACGAATTTTATCCAATCTTAGGAGAGGTCTACTCAACAAGCATTTAGACGATAAGGAGACTGCCCATGTGGACTAG
- a CDS encoding ABC transporter ATP-binding protein: MKQSSFARLWSYLKKYKLALFVAIFLKILSVVMSVLEPFVLGLAITELTKNLLDMAKGVAGAGINATYIFWILVLYFIRALFYEIGAYYSNYFMTNAVQQTVADLRNDLSRKINRISVSYFDQQQFGDLLGRFTSDVETVSNALQQSVLQMVNAIFTIVLVVAMMLFLNLKLAIIVIISIPLTYFGAQFILKKSQPYFKEQAAILGRLNGFVQENLSGFHVLKLYGREETSTEDFQAITDRLQQVGFKASFISGLMMPILHAVSDLTYLIVAVVGGLQVIAGTLTIGNMQAFVQYVWQVSQPIQNLTQLAGPLQSAKSSLERIFQVLDEADEPMEVIEQLTHDLTGQVSFQHVDFQYVENKPLIRDFNLEVKPGEMVAIVGPTGAGKTTLINLLMRFYDVTNGSITVDGHDIRHLSRQEYRRQFGMVLQDAWLYEGTIKENLRFGNLEATDEDIIAAAKAANVDHFIRTLPGGYNMEMNQESSNISLGQKQLLTIARALLADPKILILDEATSSVDTRLELLIQKAMKNLMKGRTSFVIAHRLSTIQEADKILVLKDGQIIEQGNHESLLADKGFYYDLYTSQFAKKEESA, encoded by the coding sequence ATGAAACAATCTAGCTTTGCTCGTTTATGGAGCTATTTAAAAAAATATAAACTGGCACTTTTTGTAGCCATTTTCCTCAAGATTTTAAGTGTCGTCATGAGTGTTTTAGAGCCGTTTGTGCTGGGACTTGCCATTACCGAATTGACCAAAAATCTGCTGGACATGGCAAAAGGTGTAGCGGGTGCCGGTATCAATGCGACGTATATTTTTTGGATATTGGTGCTCTATTTCATTCGTGCTCTTTTCTATGAGATTGGGGCTTATTATTCCAATTATTTTATGACCAATGCTGTGCAGCAGACGGTTGCGGATTTGCGAAATGATTTAAGTCGAAAAATCAATCGGATTTCGGTATCTTATTTTGATCAGCAACAATTTGGCGATCTTTTGGGACGTTTTACCAGTGATGTAGAGACAGTCTCAAATGCCCTCCAACAGAGCGTGCTCCAGATGGTCAATGCTATCTTTACTATTGTACTGGTGGTGGCCATGATGCTCTTTTTAAATCTGAAATTAGCCATCATTGTCATAATCAGCATTCCTCTTACTTATTTTGGTGCTCAGTTTATTCTAAAAAAATCCCAGCCCTATTTTAAAGAGCAGGCCGCTATTTTAGGGCGACTGAACGGATTTGTGCAGGAAAATTTATCGGGTTTTCATGTCCTAAAACTCTATGGCCGTGAGGAGACTTCAACAGAGGATTTTCAAGCCATTACAGACCGTTTGCAGCAGGTCGGTTTCAAGGCTAGTTTCATTTCTGGTTTGATGATGCCGATTCTTCATGCGGTGTCTGATTTGACCTATTTGATTGTGGCAGTCGTTGGTGGTTTACAGGTCATAGCAGGCACTTTAACAATCGGAAATATGCAGGCCTTTGTTCAATATGTCTGGCAGGTGAGCCAGCCTATTCAGAACTTAACACAGCTAGCGGGGCCATTACAAAGTGCCAAATCATCGCTTGAGCGGATTTTCCAAGTCCTCGATGAAGCAGATGAGCCGATGGAGGTAATCGAGCAGTTGACACATGACCTGACTGGACAGGTTAGCTTCCAGCATGTCGATTTCCAATATGTGGAAAATAAACCCTTGATTCGTGATTTTAACCTAGAAGTCAAACCTGGGGAAATGGTGGCCATTGTTGGTCCGACAGGAGCTGGGAAGACAACCCTGATTAACCTGTTGATGCGTTTTTATGACGTCACAAATGGGTCCATCACAGTGGATGGTCACGATATTCGCCACTTATCTCGTCAGGAATACCGTAGGCAATTTGGGATGGTCTTGCAAGATGCTTGGCTCTACGAGGGGACGATTAAGGAAAATCTCCGCTTTGGAAACTTGGAGGCAACTGATGAGGACATTATCGCTGCAGCCAAGGCGGCAAATGTGGACCACTTTATTCGCACCTTGCCGGGTGGTTACAATATGGAAATGAACCAAGAATCCAGCAATATCTCGCTAGGACAAAAACAGCTTCTAACGATTGCGCGTGCCCTACTGGCTGATCCAAAAATTTTGATTTTGGATGAGGCGACGAGCTCGGTCGATACGCGTTTGGAACTCTTGATTCAAAAGGCTATGAAGAATTTAATGAAGGGGCGGACTAGTTTTGTCATTGCTCATCGTTTGTCGACCATTCAAGAAGCCGATAAGATTCTTGTTTTAAAAGACGGTCAAATCATTGAACAAGGAAATCATGAAAGTCTTCTAGCTGATAAAGGTTTCTATTATGATCTCTACACAAGTCAGTTTGCTAAAAAAGAAGAAAGTGCATAA
- a CDS encoding ABC transporter ATP-binding protein encodes MNYIWSYLKKYPKWLVLDLIGAIFFVVVNLGLPTVLARMIDEGINQGDQTRLSYWAFVMLAVIVVGTMGRIVLSYAASKLTTSMVRDMRNDLYGKLQEYSHHEYEQIGVSSLVTRMTSDAFVLMQFAEQVLKLGVITPLMMLSSVMMIFLTSPSMAWIVAFAMPFLAMVVWYVAVKTRPLSEKQQKTLDKINQYARENVTGLRVIRAFAREEFQEERFAEQNDLYAQNSNRLFKLTGLTEPLFVQIIIAMIVAIVWFALAPLGRGDLQIGDLVAFIEYSFHALLSFLFLSNLFTMYPRTAVSSERLKEVMAMPISINPNNEDGVRETETRGYLEFENVTFAYPGETESPVLHNISFKAKPGETIAFIGSTGSGKSSLVQLIPRFYDVTLGKIMVDGVDVRAYNLKALRQKIGFIPQKALLFTGTIAENLRYGKEDASQEELHQAADVAQAREFIESKEEQFETHLAEGGSNLSGGQKQRLSIARAVVKEPDIYIFDDSFSALDYKTDAILRRRLKAVTGHATVLIVAQRVGTIMDADQIIVLDKGEIIGRGTHEELMESNAIYREIANSQLNSQSLTEE; translated from the coding sequence ATGAACTATATTTGGTCTTATTTGAAAAAGTACCCCAAATGGTTGGTTTTGGATTTAATTGGGGCGATCTTTTTTGTAGTGGTCAATCTTGGTCTGCCTACAGTTCTAGCACGAATGATTGATGAGGGAATTAACCAAGGTGACCAGACCCGGCTCTCTTATTGGGCTTTTGTTATGTTGGCTGTGATTGTTGTGGGGACCATGGGGCGTATCGTCTTGTCTTACGCAGCTAGTAAATTAACCACCAGCATGGTACGGGATATGCGTAACGATCTCTATGGCAAGTTGCAGGAATATTCTCATCATGAATATGAGCAAATTGGGGTTTCATCCTTGGTTACTCGCATGACCAGTGATGCCTTTGTGTTAATGCAGTTTGCTGAGCAGGTCTTGAAATTAGGGGTCATTACTCCTTTGATGATGCTATCAAGTGTGATGATGATTTTCTTGACTAGTCCCTCTATGGCTTGGATAGTTGCCTTTGCCATGCCATTTTTAGCCATGGTAGTCTGGTATGTGGCGGTAAAGACTCGACCGCTTTCTGAAAAACAACAGAAAACCTTGGATAAAATCAATCAATACGCTCGGGAAAATGTGACTGGTTTGCGGGTGATTCGTGCCTTTGCACGAGAGGAATTTCAAGAAGAGCGTTTTGCAGAGCAAAATGACCTTTATGCTCAAAATTCCAATCGTTTGTTCAAATTGACTGGTTTGACCGAACCGCTCTTTGTTCAGATTATCATTGCCATGATTGTCGCCATTGTCTGGTTTGCCCTAGCACCACTTGGTCGGGGAGATTTGCAAATTGGGGATTTGGTCGCCTTTATTGAGTATAGCTTCCACGCCCTCTTGTCCTTCCTCTTTTTATCCAATCTCTTTACCATGTATCCTCGGACAGCTGTTTCCAGTGAGCGGTTGAAGGAAGTTATGGCGATGCCGATTTCGATTAACCCAAATAATGAGGATGGGGTAAGAGAGACAGAAACCAGAGGATATTTGGAATTTGAAAATGTCACCTTTGCTTATCCGGGAGAAACAGAAAGCCCTGTGTTACATAATATTTCCTTTAAGGCAAAACCAGGAGAAACCATTGCCTTTATCGGCTCAACGGGTTCTGGGAAATCTTCTTTAGTGCAGTTGATTCCACGTTTTTATGATGTGACGCTTGGAAAAATCATGGTAGACGGTGTGGATGTACGTGCTTATAATCTCAAGGCCTTGCGTCAGAAGATTGGTTTTATTCCGCAAAAGGCTCTCTTGTTTACAGGAACCATTGCTGAAAATCTGCGTTATGGGAAAGAAGATGCCAGTCAGGAAGAATTGCATCAAGCTGCCGATGTTGCACAGGCACGTGAATTTATCGAAAGTAAGGAAGAGCAATTTGAAACCCACTTGGCAGAAGGGGGGAGTAACTTATCTGGTGGACAAAAGCAACGCCTGTCGATTGCGCGTGCAGTAGTTAAAGAGCCAGATATTTATATCTTTGACGATTCTTTTTCAGCCTTGGATTATAAGACAGATGCGATTTTGCGCCGCCGTTTGAAGGCAGTAACAGGCCATGCTACTGTTTTAATCGTGGCCCAACGTGTTGGAACAATCATGGATGCAGACCAAATCATCGTTCTTGATAAGGGAGAAATTATCGGTCGTGGGACACATGAAGAGCTCATGGAGAGCAATGCTATTTACCGTGAAATTGCCAATTCTCAGCTGAATAGCCAATCATTAACCGAAGAATAG
- a CDS encoding ATP-binding cassette domain-containing protein has translation MLQIRHLTMTHEKDLTDLVTDLSLVVNRGDKVALIGEEGNGKSSLLKWMMKEELVQSYIQFTGQIHRDFVYYSFIPQQLPKRLETLTLNDYFFGPSERNVDYTALCRYAKELQFDSDRFADAQLLSALSGGEKLKIQLIKELSLETDILFLDEPSNDLDLATLKWLERFIQQTPKTVIFVSHDEAFLRQTATKIIHLERIKKRQVARTTVQTLNYASYAQGREDQFQRQLKQARNERLEHQKKLARHHRIHQSVEYTVRNTHNATAGRLIAKKMKAVLAQEKRYEKEAAALTELPTQEDHIRLYFNEIESLPAHKPIIELVHYSLQVGDTILVPSVHFRFLAQEKIGIIGTNGAGKSSLLKQIYRMLQEQASYSIGYMPQNYPDLLDATASPLDFLTHSPDKKEEERVLTHLASLQFSREEARHPISSLSGGQQAKLLLLKMVLEASPVLLLDEPTRNFSPTSQPQVRQLFQDFKGAILAVSHDRTFLKEVCDKVYQLDQNGLTEIRKEEL, from the coding sequence ATGTTACAGATTAGACACTTAACCATGACTCATGAAAAAGATTTGACGGATTTGGTGACTGACCTATCTCTAGTCGTAAATAGAGGGGATAAGGTTGCTCTGATTGGAGAGGAGGGAAACGGAAAATCCAGTCTCCTCAAATGGATGATGAAAGAAGAGTTGGTTCAATCCTACATTCAGTTTACAGGGCAGATTCACCGAGATTTCGTCTATTATAGCTTTATTCCCCAGCAGTTACCAAAGCGACTGGAAACACTCACGCTCAACGATTATTTCTTTGGTCCAAGTGAGAGGAACGTGGACTATACTGCCCTCTGCCGCTATGCCAAGGAATTGCAATTTGACAGCGATCGTTTCGCAGATGCACAACTGCTTTCAGCCCTATCTGGTGGGGAAAAATTAAAAATTCAACTCATCAAAGAATTATCTCTAGAAACAGACATTCTCTTTCTCGACGAACCTTCTAATGATTTGGATTTGGCAACCCTCAAATGGCTAGAACGATTTATTCAACAAACTCCTAAAACCGTAATTTTTGTCTCTCACGATGAAGCCTTTTTACGTCAAACCGCTACGAAAATCATCCATTTAGAACGCATTAAAAAACGCCAAGTAGCACGGACAACAGTTCAAACACTAAATTACGCTAGCTACGCCCAAGGGCGGGAAGACCAGTTTCAGCGTCAGCTCAAGCAGGCACGCAACGAACGCTTGGAACATCAAAAGAAACTGGCACGCCACCACCGCATTCATCAAAGTGTCGAGTATACCGTCCGCAACACCCATAACGCAACCGCAGGACGACTAATTGCCAAAAAGATGAAGGCTGTCCTTGCCCAAGAAAAACGCTATGAAAAAGAAGCTGCTGCTCTGACCGAACTTCCAACTCAAGAAGATCACATTCGCTTGTATTTTAACGAGATAGAGAGCTTGCCAGCTCATAAACCCATTATCGAACTAGTTCACTACTCGCTTCAAGTAGGAGATACAATCTTAGTTCCGAGTGTGCATTTTCGCTTTTTGGCCCAGGAAAAGATAGGCATTATCGGCACAAATGGTGCTGGAAAATCGAGCCTCCTCAAGCAAATCTATCGTATGTTACAAGAGCAAGCTAGTTATTCGATTGGATATATGCCCCAGAATTATCCAGACCTGCTTGATGCAACTGCTTCACCACTTGATTTTCTGACACATTCGCCTGATAAAAAAGAGGAGGAACGAGTTCTCACTCATCTGGCTAGTCTCCAATTTAGCCGAGAAGAGGCTCGCCATCCGATTTCCTCTCTATCTGGCGGTCAACAAGCCAAGCTACTCCTACTAAAAATGGTCCTAGAGGCCAGTCCAGTCTTGTTACTGGATGAGCCTACACGGAATTTTTCGCCGACTTCCCAGCCTCAAGTACGGCAACTCTTTCAGGATTTTAAAGGAGCAATCTTAGCTGTATCCCATGACCGAACCTTTCTCAAAGAAGTGTGCGATAAGGTTTACCAGCTGGATCAAAATGGATTGACTGAAATTCGTAAGGAAGAATTGTAA